The sequence GTAATCACGAGGGGCAATCACGACGGAAGGATAGAGGAAGCAATTAAACCATTCAAAAACGTTGAAGTAGTGCCTTACTTCCTTCTCGATGGGGCACTCTTCCTCCACGGCCATACTCGGCTGCCGGAGGTCAAATTTAATGAGGCCTACCTCGGGCATATCCACCCCGCGTACGTCTTCAAGAGAAGTGGGACGAGGAGGAAAGTTAAGGTCTTTGCCCGGAGCGGTGGGTATCTGGTGCTTCCCACTATAAACCCGTACATAGAGGGGTTTCCGCTGGAAGAGGGTATAAGAATGGTGCCCTTCTTAAGGGGGGCAGAATATGTTGATGTGTTTTTACCAAACGGGATGTACGTTGGGAGAGTTTGCATCAAAAGTAGATAAAAGCAAACGAAAAACAAATTGATCCCCCGTATTCTAGCGGTTCTTGAGTTTTAGCCTCTTATTGTATCCACCAATACCACAACACCCGTACGGAGACGGGACCGTTGTCAATTTATCCTTGCTCTGATTTTAGGAATTACTCAGTCGCCAAATGGTAGAAGAAGCTCTATATAAGCTTTTTTGTTAAAAATATCCAAATCGAAAAATTTTCTGTTAGAAATTCCCCACATAAGTACATGGTTGTCCATATATCTGGCTAAGGAGTTGAAATGGATCCAATACTGTGGTGTGGCAAACAGTAAAGAATTAGAATTTCCACAATTAATGAAGATGCTCAAAAAACTGAAGAGAGATCACCCTTCGAGAGACTGGGCGCGTCTGGCCAACTCTTGGAGCTGCTCTTCGATCTTTCTGAGGGCCTCATGAGTCCTCTGGATAGCGACCTCGTACTCATTGATTCTCCTGTCAATGAGCTCTATGGCACTCTCGATGGGCATCTCTGCTGAATAGCCGGCCCCCATGCTAATGACTGCCCGCTCTTTATCGGCTATGGTGCCCTTGAGGAAGGATCCGCCTCCTATGGGTATGAGCACCTCCTGGTTCTCAGACTGTACATCTTTCAGCCCAATGAGGGTCTCCCTAAGGCCCTTCAGCTCGTTCTCTGCGAGGGTTAAAAGTTCGAGGTTCTGGGCCAGAAGCTGAGCCTGAGCCTGGAGAAGCTGGTACTCGTATGCGAGCTTCTCGAGCTCTTTCTTCTTCGCGTTCTCCGCCATTCCAATCACCGGTGAGAGTTGGGTGGAGGGTTTAAAGGCTTTCCGTACTCGTTTTGCCCTTGAAGATATCAACCCTCGTTATTATCCCCACTATCTTGCCGGTCCTGTCCTGAACCAGAACGGCGGGGTGCTCCTCCAGCAGGTATTTGACGACCTCAAGATCCTCGTCCTCGTTCACAATTGGAAACGGCTCGTCCATAACCTCAAGGACTTTCCTCTCGTAGATGTCTTCGTACTCAAGGCTCCTGCGGACAAGGGAGCGTTCGGTCACTGAACCAACGACCTTGTTCCCGCTTATAACGGGTATCTGAGAGATGTTGTGGAAGTTCATGAGCTTTATCACGTTCTCAACTTTCTCGTAGGGTTTGACCGAGATGACCGGGGAGGACATGATGTCTTTTGCCTTTGGAATAGCCTTCTTACAGTCCAGTAATGCCTGCAGGATTCGGTTGAATGTTGAAAGCCTCGGGTCAACCTTACCGCTCTCAAGCTTTGCTATGTACGCTTGAGTAACCCCTGCTTTTTTGGCAAGCTCTTCCTGGGTTATTCCAAGCTCTTTCCGGATTTTCTTGATTATGGACGGGTCTATTGGTCGGGGTATAATCATTGTAATGATCCCCGGTTACATTCCTAGATTAATGATTAATAAGGCTTTGGGATATATGGCCTGCTTGGATTGGGCTTGACTAATATTT is a genomic window of Thermococcus guaymasensis DSM 11113 containing:
- a CDS encoding metallophosphoesterase, with amino-acid sequence MGVSPFSFDELSLEFQTSSGRTLVFADPHIGFELSRGLRIRTRFERALAEFVIAKDPDLLIILGDVKEPLGMNFGLKKMLTEFFSVIKEVPTVITRGNHDGRIEEAIKPFKNVEVVPYFLLDGALFLHGHTRLPEVKFNEAYLGHIHPAYVFKRSGTRRKVKVFARSGGYLVLPTINPYIEGFPLEEGIRMVPFLRGAEYVDVFLPNGMYVGRVCIKSR
- the pfdA gene encoding prefoldin subunit alpha — encoded protein: MAENAKKKELEKLAYEYQLLQAQAQLLAQNLELLTLAENELKGLRETLIGLKDVQSENQEVLIPIGGGSFLKGTIADKERAVISMGAGYSAEMPIESAIELIDRRINEYEVAIQRTHEALRKIEEQLQELARRAQSLEG
- a CDS encoding CBS domain-containing protein, whose amino-acid sequence is MIIPRPIDPSIIKKIRKELGITQEELAKKAGVTQAYIAKLESGKVDPRLSTFNRILQALLDCKKAIPKAKDIMSSPVISVKPYEKVENVIKLMNFHNISQIPVISGNKVVGSVTERSLVRRSLEYEDIYERKVLEVMDEPFPIVNEDEDLEVVKYLLEEHPAVLVQDRTGKIVGIITRVDIFKGKTSTESL